One region of Eubalaena glacialis isolate mEubGla1 chromosome 6, mEubGla1.1.hap2.+ XY, whole genome shotgun sequence genomic DNA includes:
- the LOC133093253 gene encoding olfactory receptor 5K3-like, which translates to MIEDNHSLTTEFILIGFTDHPELKTFLFLMFLTIYLITMVGNLGLVALIVSERRLHTPMYIFLDNLALMDSCCSSAITPKMLENFFSKDRMISLYECMAQSYFLCLAETVDCFLLGAMAYDRYVAICNPLQYHTMMSKKLCIQMITGAYIAGNLHATIQIGFLFRLTFCGSHQIKHFFCDVLPLYRLSCVDTYINELMLFIFAGSVLIFTITIVIISYLFILFTIFKMKSKEGKGKALSTCASHFLSVSLFYGSLLFMYVLPKSGNEEDKDIPVAIFYTLVIPLLNPFIYSLRNKEVINVMKKIMKKTL; encoded by the coding sequence ATGATTGAGGATAACCACTCCTTGACAACTGAATTTATCCTCATAGGATTTACAGATCACCCAGAGCTGAAGACCTTTCTGTTTCTGATGTTCCTTACCATCTATCTCATCACCATGGTGGGGAATCTTGGCCTGGTGGCACTGATAGTTTCAGAGCGTCGTCTTCACACACCAATGTACATCTTTCTGGATAATCTCGCTCTGATGGATTCCTGTTGTTCCAGTGCCATTACCCCCAAAATGCTAGAGAACTTCTTTTCTAAAGATAGAATGATTTCCCTCTACGAATGCATGGCACAATCTTATTTTCTCTGCCTTgctgaaactgtagattgctttctcCTAGGAGCAATGGCCTATGATCGCTATGTGGCCATCTGCAACCCACTGCAGTACCACACCATGATGTCAAAGAAACTCTGCATTCAGATGATCACAGGGGCCTACATAGCTGGAAACCTGCATGCCACGATTCAAATAGGGTTTCTGTTCAGATTAACTTTCTGTGGATCTCATCAAATCAAACACTTTTTTTGTGATGTCCTTCCATTATACAGGCTCTCCTGTGTGGATACTTATATCAATGAATTGATGCTGTTTATCTTTGCAGGGTCAGTTTTAATCTTCACTATTACTATAGTAATAATCTCTTACCTTTTCAtacttttcacaattttcaaGATGAAATCCAAAGAGGGAAAAGGCAAAGCCTTATCTACTTGTGCATCCCactttctctctgtctcattATTCTATGGTTCTCTTCTTTTCATGTATGTTCTACCAAAGTCAGGTAATGAAGAAGATAAAGATATACCTGTTGCCATTTTTTATACTCTAGTGATTCCCTTATTAAACCCTTTTATTTATAGTCTAAGAAATAAGGAAGTAATAAatgttatgaaaaaaattatgaagaagaCTTTATAA